One genomic region from Vibrio cyclitrophicus encodes:
- the ileS gene encoding isoleucine--tRNA ligase, with protein MSDYKDTLNLPETGFPMRGNLANREPEMLKRWYKEDLYGEIRKAKKGKKSFVLHDGPPYANGDIHIGHALNKILKDIIIKSKTLSGFDAPYIPGWDCHGLPIELMVEKKKGKPGQKISAAEFREECRKYAAGQVEGQKESFKRLGIMGEWDKPYRTMDFGTEANIIRSLGKIADKGHLLKGFKPVHWCTDCGSALAEAEVEYKDKVSPSIDVKFTAADEAALLEKFTLAEGHAGQGEISIVIWTTTPWTLPANRAVCLRDDLEYVLIQVEANGEQPAQRIVVASELAKDVMDRAGIEHFHNLGFATGADLELSQFNHPFYDFTVPAVLGDHVTTDSGTGVVHTAPGHGQEDFVVGKKYNLEIANPVGSNGVYLPDTELFAGQHVFKANDSVLEVLKEKGALLHHHAYEHSYPHCWRHKTPIIFRATPQWFISMDQAGLRAKALESTKSVEWMPEWGQSRIEGMIEGRPEWCISRQRTWGVPIALFVHKETSELHPDSPALIEKVAKLVEEKGIQAWWDVDAAELMGAEDADKYEKVLDTLDVWFDSGVTHFSVVDSREEYNFPNEERTHSADLYLEGSDQHRGWFQSSLISSIAMKDEAPYKQVLTHGFVVDGNGRKMSKSIGNVVAPKDVTNKLGADILRLWVASTDYTNEVAVSDEILKRSADAYRRIRNTARFFLANLNGFNPETDLVPAEEMVALDRWAVGRAQAAQEEIVKAYGEYNTHGVTQRLMQFCSIEMGSFYLDVIKDRQYTAKQGSHAQRSCQTALYYIVEALVRWMAPIMSFTADEIWNEMPSSLPTGEQRDTFVFTGEWFEGLFGLADDEELSNEFWTEIQSVRGAVNKLLEDARKEKTIGGALQAEVTLYADDALAAKINKLEDELRFVLITSAAVVKPLSDKSDTAQATDVEGLYVEVAATEAEKCDRCWHHTPDVGTIEGHEKICGRCVSNIDGEGEVRKFA; from the coding sequence ATGAGTGATTATAAAGATACCCTGAACTTACCAGAAACAGGGTTCCCAATGCGCGGCAATCTGGCAAATCGTGAACCAGAAATGCTTAAGCGTTGGTACAAAGAAGACCTTTACGGTGAAATCCGTAAGGCAAAGAAAGGCAAAAAATCTTTCGTGCTGCATGACGGCCCTCCATACGCGAACGGCGACATTCACATTGGCCACGCGCTGAACAAGATTCTTAAAGACATTATTATTAAATCTAAGACCCTTTCTGGTTTTGATGCACCGTACATCCCAGGGTGGGACTGTCACGGTCTTCCAATCGAGTTGATGGTTGAGAAGAAGAAAGGTAAGCCTGGTCAGAAGATTTCGGCTGCTGAATTCCGCGAAGAGTGTCGTAAGTACGCTGCGGGCCAAGTTGAAGGTCAGAAAGAGAGCTTCAAACGTCTTGGTATCATGGGCGAGTGGGATAAACCTTACCGCACTATGGATTTCGGCACAGAAGCGAACATCATTCGTTCTCTAGGCAAAATCGCAGACAAAGGTCACCTTCTTAAAGGTTTCAAACCAGTTCACTGGTGTACTGACTGTGGTTCTGCTCTGGCTGAAGCTGAAGTTGAATATAAAGATAAGGTTTCGCCATCTATCGATGTGAAATTTACTGCAGCTGACGAAGCGGCACTTCTAGAGAAATTTACTCTAGCGGAAGGTCACGCGGGTCAAGGCGAAATCTCAATCGTTATCTGGACGACAACACCATGGACTCTGCCAGCAAACCGCGCAGTATGTCTACGTGATGATCTTGAATACGTGCTTATCCAAGTTGAAGCGAATGGCGAACAACCTGCTCAACGTATCGTTGTTGCTTCTGAATTAGCAAAAGACGTAATGGATCGTGCAGGTATTGAGCACTTCCATAATCTTGGTTTTGCGACTGGTGCTGATCTTGAGCTTTCTCAGTTCAACCACCCGTTCTACGATTTTACTGTTCCTGCCGTTCTTGGTGACCACGTTACTACTGATTCGGGTACTGGTGTCGTTCATACTGCGCCTGGTCATGGTCAAGAGGATTTCGTGGTTGGTAAGAAGTACAACCTAGAAATCGCTAACCCAGTAGGTTCAAACGGCGTTTACCTGCCAGATACTGAGCTATTCGCTGGTCAGCATGTATTCAAAGCGAACGATTCTGTTTTAGAAGTTCTAAAAGAGAAAGGTGCACTATTGCATCACCACGCTTACGAGCATAGCTACCCACACTGCTGGAGACACAAAACGCCAATCATTTTCCGTGCCACACCACAATGGTTCATCTCTATGGATCAAGCAGGCCTACGTGCAAAAGCACTAGAGTCAACAAAGAGTGTTGAATGGATGCCAGAATGGGGTCAAAGCCGTATCGAAGGTATGATCGAAGGTCGCCCTGAGTGGTGTATCTCTCGTCAACGTACTTGGGGCGTGCCAATTGCTCTCTTCGTTCATAAAGAAACATCAGAACTTCACCCAGATAGCCCAGCTCTTATTGAAAAAGTAGCGAAGCTTGTGGAAGAAAAAGGCATTCAAGCTTGGTGGGATGTAGACGCTGCTGAACTGATGGGTGCTGAAGACGCTGACAAGTACGAGAAAGTACTTGATACGCTAGACGTATGGTTCGACTCAGGTGTAACTCACTTCTCTGTTGTGGACTCTCGTGAAGAGTACAACTTCCCAAATGAAGAAAGAACGCACAGTGCTGATCTTTACCTTGAAGGCTCTGACCAACACCGTGGCTGGTTCCAGTCATCTTTGATTTCATCTATCGCGATGAAAGACGAAGCACCATACAAGCAAGTGCTAACGCACGGTTTCGTGGTTGATGGTAACGGCCGTAAGATGTCTAAATCTATCGGTAACGTTGTTGCTCCTAAAGATGTAACGAACAAGCTAGGCGCAGATATTCTACGTCTATGGGTTGCTTCTACGGATTACACTAACGAAGTTGCGGTTTCTGACGAAATCCTTAAGCGTTCTGCTGATGCATACCGTCGTATTCGTAACACGGCTCGTTTCTTCCTAGCGAACTTGAACGGTTTCAATCCTGAAACTGACCTAGTTCCAGCTGAAGAAATGGTTGCACTTGATCGCTGGGCTGTTGGCCGTGCTCAAGCTGCACAAGAAGAGATTGTTAAAGCATACGGTGAGTACAACACTCACGGTGTGACTCAACGTCTAATGCAGTTCTGTTCTATCGAAATGGGTTCTTTCTACCTAGACGTAATCAAAGACCGTCAGTACACAGCAAAACAGGGCAGCCATGCTCAACGTAGCTGTCAAACGGCGCTTTACTACATCGTAGAAGCTTTAGTTCGTTGGATGGCGCCTATCATGTCGTTCACTGCAGATGAAATCTGGAACGAGATGCCAAGCTCTTTACCAACTGGAGAGCAGCGCGACACGTTTGTATTCACTGGCGAGTGGTTCGAAGGCCTATTTGGTCTTGCTGACGACGAAGAGCTAAGCAACGAATTTTGGACTGAAATCCAGTCAGTTCGTGGCGCAGTGAACAAGCTTCTTGAAGATGCTCGTAAAGAGAAAACAATCGGTGGTGCACTGCAGGCTGAAGTTACTCTATACGCTGACGATGCACTAGCGGCTAAAATCAACAAGCTAGAAGATGAGCTACGTTTCGTACTTATCACTTCTGCTGCTGTTGTTAAGCCACTTAGCGATAAGTCTGATACAGCTCAAGCGACAGACGTTGAAGGTCTGTACGTTGAAGTTGCAGCAACTGAAGCTGAGAAGTGTGACCGTTGCTGGCACCACACTCCAGATGTAGGCACAATTGAAGGTCACGAGAAAATTTGTGGTCGTTGTGTGTCGAACATCGACGGTGAAGGCGAAGTGCGTAAGTTCGCATAA
- the ribF gene encoding bifunctional riboflavin kinase/FAD synthetase — protein MELIRGIHNIKAQHHGCVLTIGNFDGVHLGHQEVLSQVSNQAAALGLPSVVMTFEPQPMELFAKGRAPARLTRLRDKYVQLSKLDISRLLCVNFNQYFASLSAEAFVKELLVDKLGVKFLVVGDDFCFGKGRTGNFAMLKEAGEKYGFEVVSTQSYCLNQLRVSSTEIRNALAANDLASSATMLGRDYSISGRVSHGRKLGRTIGFPTANIPLKRCVSPVSGVYVVEALDIDGVPVGGVANIGQRPTVNGVRQQLEVHFFDFKANLYGKQLEVRLLHKLRDEIKFESFDALKNQIELDAEAARVWLLQLKN, from the coding sequence ATGGAACTGATCCGAGGTATACATAATATTAAAGCGCAGCATCATGGCTGTGTATTAACCATAGGTAACTTCGATGGTGTTCATTTAGGGCATCAAGAAGTTCTGAGTCAGGTTTCTAATCAAGCTGCAGCATTAGGGCTCCCTTCTGTTGTTATGACGTTTGAGCCGCAACCTATGGAGTTGTTTGCTAAAGGTCGAGCGCCAGCGCGTTTAACTCGTTTACGAGATAAATATGTGCAATTGAGTAAGCTAGATATCAGTCGTTTATTGTGTGTTAATTTTAATCAGTATTTTGCTAGTTTATCCGCGGAAGCATTCGTTAAGGAGCTTTTGGTTGATAAGCTTGGTGTGAAATTCTTGGTGGTTGGTGACGATTTTTGCTTTGGCAAAGGCCGAACAGGTAATTTCGCTATGCTTAAAGAAGCGGGTGAAAAATATGGTTTTGAGGTGGTGAGCACCCAAAGCTATTGCTTAAACCAATTACGAGTAAGCAGCACTGAGATACGAAATGCGTTAGCGGCCAATGACTTGGCTTCTAGTGCTACTATGCTTGGGCGTGACTACAGTATCAGTGGTCGTGTTTCTCATGGTCGTAAACTAGGGAGAACTATCGGTTTCCCTACCGCTAATATTCCATTAAAACGTTGTGTTTCTCCTGTGTCGGGAGTGTATGTTGTTGAAGCATTAGATATCGACGGTGTTCCTGTCGGTGGTGTTGCTAACATTGGACAACGACCAACAGTTAATGGGGTAAGGCAGCAATTAGAAGTACATTTTTTTGACTTTAAAGCCAATTTATATGGTAAACAGTTAGAAGTGCGACTTTTGCACAAACTGCGCGACGAGATAAAGTTTGAGTCGTTCGACGCATTAAAAAATCAAATAGAATTGGATGCTGAAGCCGCAAGGGTGTGGCTGCTTCAGCTAAAGAATTAG
- the murJ gene encoding murein biosynthesis integral membrane protein MurJ, translating to MSKRLLKSGLIVSAMTFVSRVLGLVRDVVVANLMGAGASADVFFFANKIPNFLRRLFAEGAFSQAFVPVLTEYHAAGDKDKTRDLIAKVSGTLGVLVSIVTVIGVLGSGVITAMFGAGWFIDWLNDGPAAPKFELASFMLKITFPYLWFITFVALSGAILNTLGKFAVSSFTPVFLNVMIIGAAWFISPNLDQPEIGLAIGVFLGGLVQFLFQMPFLIKAGVLVKPKWGWRDPGVVKIRTLMIPALFGVSVSQINLLFDTFIASFLATGSISWLYYSDRLLEFPLGLFGIAIATVILPALSRKHVDAQGEGFAHTMDWGVRMVLLLGIPAMLGLIVLAKPMLMVLFMRGEFSPHDVQQASMSLVAYASGLLNFMLIKVLAPGYYSRQDTKTPVKYGIIAMVTNMVFNAIFAYFYGYVGLAIATALSAFVNMALLYRGLHLAGVYQLTKTTLLFSAKLLVSGVVMVAAILWQLDNMQQWLDWGFSQRALTLTGLIGLGGFVYIVSVLILGIRVKHLKAATD from the coding sequence GTGAGTAAAAGACTATTAAAGTCAGGCCTGATTGTCAGTGCAATGACTTTTGTTTCCCGTGTATTGGGGCTAGTACGTGATGTAGTAGTAGCAAATTTAATGGGAGCAGGAGCGAGTGCCGACGTATTTTTCTTCGCTAATAAAATTCCTAATTTTTTACGTCGACTTTTTGCAGAAGGTGCTTTTTCTCAAGCGTTTGTACCGGTACTAACGGAATATCACGCTGCAGGTGACAAAGATAAGACACGAGATTTAATTGCTAAGGTGTCGGGTACTCTCGGAGTTTTAGTATCTATAGTAACCGTTATTGGGGTATTGGGCTCCGGTGTGATCACTGCGATGTTTGGTGCCGGTTGGTTTATCGACTGGCTGAATGACGGACCTGCAGCCCCAAAATTCGAACTTGCGAGCTTTATGCTTAAGATTACCTTCCCTTATTTATGGTTTATCACCTTTGTTGCTTTATCTGGTGCGATTCTCAATACATTAGGTAAGTTCGCCGTCTCTTCTTTTACACCTGTGTTCTTGAATGTGATGATCATTGGCGCAGCATGGTTTATCTCTCCTAATTTAGATCAACCAGAAATTGGATTAGCTATCGGTGTATTTCTCGGTGGATTAGTCCAATTCCTTTTCCAAATGCCGTTCTTAATAAAAGCAGGTGTGTTGGTTAAACCTAAGTGGGGTTGGAGAGATCCGGGTGTCGTTAAGATCCGCACACTAATGATCCCTGCGCTTTTTGGTGTATCGGTCAGCCAAATCAACTTACTGTTTGATACCTTCATTGCTAGTTTCCTAGCGACAGGTTCTATCAGTTGGTTGTACTACTCAGATCGATTGCTTGAATTTCCATTAGGGTTATTCGGGATCGCGATTGCGACGGTGATTCTTCCTGCTTTGTCTCGTAAACACGTAGACGCTCAAGGAGAAGGATTTGCGCATACCATGGATTGGGGCGTACGCATGGTTTTACTGCTTGGTATTCCTGCTATGTTGGGTCTGATTGTTTTGGCTAAACCCATGTTAATGGTGCTGTTTATGCGTGGTGAGTTTTCTCCCCACGATGTACAACAGGCGTCGATGTCGCTAGTGGCTTATGCATCAGGTCTGCTTAACTTCATGTTGATTAAAGTATTAGCTCCGGGTTATTACTCTCGCCAAGATACCAAAACACCAGTTAAGTACGGCATTATCGCTATGGTGACTAACATGGTGTTCAACGCGATCTTTGCTTACTTCTATGGTTATGTTGGTTTGGCGATTGCGACGGCCTTGTCTGCCTTTGTGAATATGGCCTTGCTATATCGGGGTTTGCATCTTGCGGGTGTCTATCAATTAACTAAGACAACCTTGTTGTTTAGTGCCAAGTTGCTTGTCTCCGGTGTAGTGATGGTCGCAGCCATTTTATGGCAGTTGGATAATATGCAACAGTGGCTGGATTGGGGCTTCAGTCAGAGAGCACTGACATTAACAGGCTTGATCGGACTTGGTGGCTTTGTTTATATTGTTTCGGTACTGATTTTAGGTATCCGAGTAAAACATTTAAAAGCAGCGACAGATTAA
- the rpsT gene encoding 30S ribosomal protein S20, giving the protein MANSKSAKKRAIQAEKRRQHNASRRSMMRTYMKKTIAAIAAGDKEAATAALVEVTPLLDRMATKGLIHKNKAARHKSRFAAAIKAL; this is encoded by the coding sequence TTGGCAAACAGTAAATCTGCTAAGAAGCGCGCTATCCAAGCTGAGAAACGTCGCCAGCACAATGCTAGCCGTCGTTCTATGATGCGCACTTACATGAAAAAGACTATCGCAGCTATCGCAGCTGGTGATAAAGAAGCTGCAACTGCTGCTCTTGTAGAAGTTACACCACTTCTAGACCGTATGGCGACTAAAGGCCTTATTCATAAGAATAAAGCTGCACGTCATAAGTCTCGTTTCGCTGCTGCAATCAAAGCTCTTTAA
- a CDS encoding ArsR/SmtB family transcription factor — protein MNLKEMEKNSAQAVILLKAMANERRLQILCLLHGTELSVGELCGKLELSQSALSQHLAWLRRDGLVDTRKEAQTVYYTLSSEEVKAMINLLHGMYCK, from the coding sequence ATGAACTTAAAAGAGATGGAGAAGAACTCAGCGCAAGCTGTGATTCTACTTAAAGCCATGGCCAACGAGCGTCGCTTACAAATCTTGTGCCTGTTACATGGTACTGAGCTGTCGGTTGGGGAGTTGTGTGGCAAGTTAGAACTGAGTCAGTCTGCTTTATCTCAGCACCTTGCGTGGTTGAGAAGGGATGGCTTGGTTGATACTCGTAAAGAGGCTCAAACTGTATATTACACATTGAGTAGCGAAGAAGTAAAAGCAATGATTAACCTACTGCACGGTATGTACTGCAAGTAG
- the nhaR gene encoding transcriptional activator NhaR: MSHLNYNHLYYFWMVCKQGSVTKAAEALFLTPQTVTGQIKALEERMDGKLTKRNGRSVEPTELGQLVFKYADRMFGLSYEMLDIVNYSQHSNILFDVGVADALSKRLVSKILMSTIPEDNSIHLRCFESTHEMLLEQLSQHKLDMILSDCPVDSSQSPGLFSKKLGESGMTFFCSGNVEDVSFPAVLEQRKLLIPGSRTSMGRKVLQWFDRQGLKPDILGEFDDAALMKAFARYHHDAIFLAPTLYISEVEEDTSLQLLGGIEELKEEYYVIFAERMIQHPAVKNVCDADFSKLFE, encoded by the coding sequence ATGTCGCACCTCAACTACAACCACCTCTATTACTTCTGGATGGTTTGCAAGCAAGGTTCTGTTACTAAAGCTGCAGAAGCCCTATTTCTCACACCTCAAACGGTTACAGGTCAGATTAAAGCGTTAGAAGAGCGCATGGATGGCAAGTTAACTAAGCGCAATGGTCGCAGTGTTGAACCTACTGAGCTTGGTCAGCTGGTGTTTAAGTATGCTGATCGTATGTTTGGCTTAAGTTATGAAATGTTGGATATTGTGAATTACAGCCAGCACTCAAATATTCTGTTTGATGTGGGTGTAGCGGATGCGCTGTCAAAAAGGCTCGTGAGCAAGATCTTGATGTCGACGATTCCAGAAGATAACAGTATCCACCTTCGCTGTTTTGAATCGACTCATGAAATGCTTCTTGAACAACTCTCTCAACATAAGCTCGATATGATCTTGTCTGACTGTCCGGTGGATTCTAGTCAAAGCCCTGGCTTGTTTAGTAAGAAGCTGGGTGAGAGTGGTATGACTTTTTTCTGTTCTGGTAATGTAGAAGATGTGAGTTTCCCCGCTGTATTGGAGCAAAGGAAGCTTCTTATCCCCGGAAGTCGAACTTCTATGGGACGAAAGGTACTACAGTGGTTTGATAGGCAGGGTCTAAAGCCCGATATTTTAGGCGAATTTGATGATGCGGCACTGATGAAAGCTTTTGCTCGTTATCATCATGACGCTATTTTTTTAGCACCTACTCTCTATATATCTGAAGTTGAAGAAGACACATCGTTACAGCTGTTGGGTGGCATCGAAGAGTTAAAAGAAGAGTACTACGTCATATTTGCTGAGAGGATGATCCAACATCCAGCAGTAAAAAATGTATGTGACGCAGATTTTAGCAAATTGTTCGAGTGA
- a CDS encoding Na/Pi symporter has protein sequence MNQATTAAAPISSTTRWLRWANLAFMLYLLLLSVSMVGTGFKWATGEQAKVLFEFASHPVAGLMIGLVATALIQSSSTVTSIIVGLVAGGLPVELAIPMIMGANIGTTVTNTLVSLGHVRCKEEFKRAFASATIHDFFNLLAVAIFLPLEMAFGILEKISHWLVSPMLATGDMSMGGLNFIKPITKPVVSAIKEPLSTFGDTVGGVMLIVLGIATIFVAITVMGKLMKSLMVGRAREILKNAIGRGPIHGIASGSIVTILVQSSSTTTSLMVPLVGSGVLKVRDVYPFTLGANIGTCITALLAATAVSGEFAVFALQIALVHLVFNIMATVFIFGIPFLRELPVKASDIISDMAVKNKSVVAGYLVAVFLVLPGTVLALTA, from the coding sequence ATGAACCAAGCTACTACTGCAGCAGCGCCGATTTCGAGCACTACTCGTTGGCTACGCTGGGCTAACTTGGCATTCATGCTTTACCTACTATTACTTTCAGTTTCAATGGTTGGTACAGGCTTCAAATGGGCAACAGGCGAACAAGCAAAGGTTCTTTTCGAATTTGCTTCACACCCAGTTGCAGGCTTAATGATCGGCTTAGTGGCAACAGCACTTATTCAATCATCAAGTACAGTTACTTCAATTATCGTTGGCCTTGTGGCAGGTGGTTTACCTGTTGAGCTAGCAATCCCTATGATCATGGGTGCAAACATTGGTACAACAGTAACCAATACACTTGTTAGTCTTGGTCATGTTCGTTGTAAAGAAGAATTCAAACGTGCATTCGCAAGTGCGACCATTCACGACTTCTTTAACTTATTAGCCGTCGCTATCTTCCTACCATTAGAGATGGCATTTGGTATTCTAGAGAAAATTTCTCACTGGTTAGTATCACCGATGCTAGCAACAGGTGATATGAGCATGGGTGGTCTTAACTTCATCAAGCCAATCACTAAACCAGTAGTCAGTGCGATTAAAGAACCACTATCAACGTTTGGCGACACTGTAGGCGGCGTCATGCTTATCGTTCTTGGTATCGCAACAATCTTCGTAGCTATCACTGTAATGGGTAAGCTAATGAAGAGCCTGATGGTTGGTCGTGCTCGTGAGATTCTAAAGAATGCAATCGGTCGTGGTCCTATCCACGGTATCGCTTCTGGCTCTATCGTGACTATCCTTGTTCAGTCATCTTCTACGACAACAAGCTTGATGGTTCCGCTAGTAGGCTCAGGTGTTCTTAAAGTACGTGACGTTTACCCATTCACTCTGGGTGCAAACATTGGTACTTGTATTACCGCTCTACTTGCAGCTACAGCAGTATCTGGTGAGTTTGCAGTATTCGCACTACAGATTGCTCTAGTACACTTGGTGTTCAACATCATGGCAACGGTATTCATCTTCGGTATTCCGTTCCTACGTGAACTTCCAGTGAAAGCTTCTGACATCATTTCTGATATGGCTGTGAAGAATAAGTCTGTAGTCGCTGGTTACCTTGTTGCAGTATTCCTTGTACTGCCTGGTACTGTGTTAGCACTGACTGCTTGA
- a CDS encoding thymidylate synthase: MKQYLDLCQRIVDDGTWIENERTGKRCLTVINADLEYDVGNNQFPLVTTRKSFWKAAVAELLGYIRGYDNAEDFRKLGTKTWDANSNLNEAWLNNPYRKGEDDMGRVYGVQGRAWAKPDGGHIDQLKKIVDDLTNGIDDRGEILNFYNPGEFHMGCLRPCMYSHHFSLLGDTLYLNSTQRSCDVPLGLNFNMVQVYVFLAIMAQITGKKAGVAYHKLVNAHIYEDQLAPMRDVQLKREPLAGPTFHINPEIKSLEDLETWVTMDDFWVEGYECHEAIKYPFSV, translated from the coding sequence GTGAAACAGTATTTAGACCTCTGTCAGCGTATCGTTGATGACGGTACTTGGATTGAAAATGAACGCACTGGCAAGCGCTGCCTAACTGTGATCAATGCTGACCTTGAATATGATGTTGGTAATAACCAATTCCCACTGGTAACAACGCGTAAAAGCTTTTGGAAAGCGGCAGTTGCTGAACTGCTTGGTTATATCCGTGGTTACGATAATGCTGAAGATTTTCGCAAGCTAGGGACTAAAACCTGGGATGCGAATTCGAACCTGAACGAGGCATGGCTGAATAATCCTTACCGCAAGGGTGAAGACGACATGGGCCGTGTTTACGGCGTTCAAGGACGTGCATGGGCAAAACCTGACGGCGGTCATATCGACCAACTGAAGAAGATTGTTGATGATTTAACTAACGGTATTGATGACCGTGGCGAGATTTTAAACTTCTACAACCCAGGCGAGTTTCACATGGGTTGTTTGCGTCCGTGTATGTACAGCCACCACTTCTCTCTGCTTGGTGACACCCTGTACTTAAATAGTACTCAGCGCTCTTGTGATGTCCCTTTAGGTTTGAATTTCAATATGGTTCAAGTGTATGTGTTCCTCGCTATCATGGCGCAGATCACCGGCAAGAAGGCGGGCGTGGCTTACCACAAGCTTGTTAACGCTCATATCTATGAAGATCAACTTGCACCAATGCGCGATGTTCAGTTGAAGCGTGAGCCGTTAGCTGGCCCTACATTCCATATCAATCCTGAGATTAAGTCTCTAGAAGATTTAGAAACATGGGTAACGATGGATGACTTCTGGGTTGAAGGTTACGAATGCCACGAGGCGATTAAGTACCCATTCTCGGTTTAA
- the lgt gene encoding prolipoprotein diacylglyceryl transferase, with the protein MSQGFIEFPNIDPVLIELGPISVRWYGLMYLVGFMFALWLANRRADQPDSGWTREQVSDLLFAGFLGVVLGGRIGYVLFYNFDLFLADPLYLFKVWTGGMSFHGGLLGVITAMFWYAKKNGRTFFGVADMIAPLVPFGLGMGRLGNFMNSELWGRVTDVPWAIVFPNGGPLPRHPSQLYEMALEGIVLFFILNWFIKKPRPLGSVSGLFLAGYGTFRFLVEYVREPDAHLGLFGGFISMGQILSLPMVIIGVLMMVWAYKRGHYKDELPQQTK; encoded by the coding sequence ATGTCTCAGGGTTTTATCGAATTCCCAAATATCGATCCTGTTCTTATCGAACTAGGACCAATTTCAGTTCGCTGGTATGGCTTAATGTACCTTGTTGGCTTTATGTTTGCTCTTTGGCTAGCAAATCGCCGAGCTGATCAACCAGACAGTGGTTGGACCCGAGAGCAAGTATCAGATTTGTTATTTGCAGGCTTTCTAGGTGTAGTACTTGGCGGTCGTATTGGCTACGTACTTTTCTATAACTTTGACCTTTTCCTAGCAGACCCTCTTTACCTCTTTAAGGTATGGACGGGTGGTATGTCTTTCCACGGTGGTTTGCTTGGTGTTATCACTGCGATGTTCTGGTATGCGAAAAAGAACGGTCGAACCTTCTTTGGTGTAGCTGACATGATCGCGCCATTGGTTCCATTTGGTTTGGGCATGGGGCGTTTAGGTAACTTCATGAACAGCGAGCTTTGGGGCCGTGTGACTGATGTGCCATGGGCAATCGTATTCCCTAATGGTGGTCCACTTCCTCGTCACCCATCTCAACTTTACGAGATGGCGCTTGAAGGTATTGTGCTGTTCTTCATCTTGAACTGGTTTATCAAAAAGCCGCGTCCTCTTGGTTCTGTGTCAGGGTTATTCCTCGCAGGATATGGTACATTCCGCTTCTTAGTAGAATACGTACGTGAACCTGATGCTCATCTAGGTTTGTTCGGTGGATTTATCTCTATGGGACAAATTTTGTCACTGCCAATGGTTATCATCGGTGTGCTGATGATGGTGTGGGCATACAAGCGTGGTCACTACAAAGATGAATTACCACAACAAACGAAGTAA
- a CDS encoding sulfite exporter TauE/SafE family protein has protein sequence MSYELIGLLAGLGAVVGVLAGLLGIGGGLLVVPALLFLLPKAGIPQEFAMQMALATSLSTIIVTSGSSAINHLKLGNVEIFVVKWLMPGVVVGGFLGSFVADIIPAQYLPKVFGVIVLVLALQMLLSIRSTSQKAMPGSAKTMLCGGGIGLVSSLAGIGGGSLSVPFLNHHGVEMRKAVGSSSVCGFVIAISGMLGFIWHGSSVDDLPAFSLGYVYLPALVAISCTSVLTTRVGAKLATQLPTPVLKKFFAIFLMFIAATMLL, from the coding sequence GTGTCATATGAACTAATAGGCTTGTTAGCAGGTCTTGGTGCTGTTGTTGGTGTTTTAGCGGGTTTGCTGGGCATTGGCGGTGGCTTGCTGGTGGTGCCTGCCTTATTGTTTTTGCTTCCTAAAGCGGGCATCCCTCAAGAGTTTGCGATGCAGATGGCATTGGCGACTTCGTTATCAACCATTATTGTTACGTCAGGATCGTCTGCGATTAACCACTTAAAGTTGGGTAACGTAGAGATATTTGTCGTTAAATGGTTGATGCCAGGTGTGGTCGTGGGTGGTTTTCTCGGTTCTTTTGTCGCCGACATCATTCCAGCTCAATATCTACCGAAAGTCTTTGGTGTGATTGTATTGGTATTGGCATTACAAATGCTGTTATCGATTCGTTCTACGAGTCAGAAAGCGATGCCAGGCTCTGCAAAAACGATGTTATGTGGTGGCGGTATTGGCTTAGTCTCAAGCTTGGCTGGTATTGGTGGTGGATCTTTATCTGTGCCTTTTCTTAACCATCATGGTGTAGAAATGCGCAAGGCCGTGGGTTCCTCTTCGGTGTGCGGCTTTGTTATTGCTATTTCAGGAATGCTCGGGTTTATTTGGCATGGTTCGTCTGTAGATGATCTTCCAGCGTTTAGTTTGGGCTATGTTTACCTACCAGCTTTGGTCGCAATATCTTGTACTTCAGTTCTAACTACTCGAGTTGGTGCGAAACTGGCGACGCAATTGCCAACTCCCGTGCTAAAGAAATTCTTTGCAATATTTTTAATGTTTATAGCAGCTACAATGCTGCTGTAG